Proteins encoded by one window of Chryseobacterium foetidum:
- a CDS encoding DNA polymerase ligase N-terminal domain-containing protein, whose translation MALKDYNDKRKFDKTTEPKGKTKKSDDKLIFVIQRHAASRLHYDFRLEMEGVLKSWAVPKGPSLNPEDKRLAMMVEDHPYDYKDFEGNIPEGNYGAGQVEIWDSGTYEPLDDTSRLSDEKELLKELKGGSLKFILHGKKLKGEFALVKMKNAENNSWLLIKHKDKFAKDEYDAEENVSPKSLVSKFIEEKKNLKSSKKEK comes from the coding sequence ATGGCTCTTAAAGACTACAACGATAAACGGAAATTCGATAAAACCACCGAACCCAAAGGAAAGACAAAAAAGAGTGATGACAAACTTATTTTTGTAATTCAACGTCATGCTGCGTCACGGCTTCATTACGATTTCCGTCTGGAGATGGAAGGTGTTCTGAAAAGCTGGGCTGTTCCGAAAGGACCATCACTGAATCCTGAAGACAAGCGTCTGGCGATGATGGTGGAAGATCATCCGTACGATTACAAAGATTTTGAAGGAAATATTCCCGAAGGAAATTATGGTGCCGGACAGGTAGAAATCTGGGACAGCGGGACATACGAGCCTTTGGACGATACGAGCAGACTTTCAGATGAAAAAGAACTTTTGAAAGAATTAAAAGGCGGTTCGCTTAAATTTATTCTTCACGGTAAAAAACTGAAAGGAGAATTTGCTTTGGTTAAAATGAAAAATGCCGAAAACAATTCATGGCTTTTAATTAAACATAAAGACAAATTTGCCAAAGATGAATATGATGCTGAAGAAAACGTATCACCTAAATCGTTAGTTTCAAAATTCATCGAGGAAAAAAAAAACCTAAAAAGCAGCAAAAAAGAGAAGTAA
- the ligD gene encoding DNA ligase D, producing the protein MDEKKLEKFIKPMLAKSSDDAFDDEDWIFEIKWDGYRAVADLSKKQPLFYSRNGISFISKFNSITEDFSQQKHHMILDGEIIAYDENGKPSFQLLQQIGDNPDLALTYQVFDLLWLNGHSTEELPLIQRKELLKDALIETNLIKFCDHVPEKGIEFFNQMKKMELEGMIAKRADSVYTENSRSTDWLKIKFTNTEEAIICGFTEPKGSRQGFGALILGKYINGKLIYSGHTGTGFNNELLKSLYARLKKLVVKTSPFDTIPKTNMPVTWTKPELVCEIKFSEITKDGMFRHPVFVALREDKEAKEISNSVKKPAQKTSKSKTMTTKKASEKSEDENEKDSEITLNRHKIKLTNQDKIYFPKDKISKGDVVDYYQSVADYILPHLKNRPLSLNRFPSGIDHSGFYQKDAGDSFPDWIKTTKVHSESTDKYIDYAICNDKATLAYLNNLGCIDFNPWNSSLPDLDHPDYLVLDLDPSKKNTFDHVIETAQQVKEILDLIKIKGYCKTSGSTGIHIYIPMGGGYDYDQVKDFALILMQQVHEKLPKITTLERSLQKRDNKKIYLDYLQNRQGQTLASVYSLRPKEGAAVSMPIEWDELKKGLKPTDFNIENALERIKAKGDLFKPVLGKGIDMMKALELLQDVE; encoded by the coding sequence GTGGATGAGAAAAAACTGGAAAAATTCATTAAACCAATGCTTGCAAAATCTTCTGATGATGCGTTTGACGATGAGGACTGGATTTTTGAAATTAAATGGGACGGATACCGTGCCGTAGCCGATCTCAGTAAAAAACAGCCGTTATTTTATTCCCGAAACGGAATATCATTTATATCTAAATTCAATTCTATCACCGAAGATTTTAGTCAGCAGAAACATCACATGATTTTGGATGGTGAGATTATAGCTTATGACGAAAACGGAAAACCCAGCTTTCAGCTTTTACAGCAGATTGGCGACAATCCGGATTTGGCTTTAACCTATCAGGTTTTTGATCTTTTGTGGCTGAATGGTCATTCTACCGAAGAACTTCCTTTAATTCAACGAAAAGAGCTTCTGAAAGACGCGTTAATTGAAACGAATCTGATTAAATTCTGCGATCACGTTCCTGAAAAAGGAATTGAGTTTTTTAATCAAATGAAAAAAATGGAGCTTGAAGGCATGATTGCCAAAAGAGCCGACAGCGTTTACACCGAAAATTCCCGAAGCACAGACTGGCTCAAAATAAAATTCACAAACACCGAAGAAGCGATCATTTGCGGTTTTACCGAGCCCAAGGGTTCAAGGCAAGGCTTTGGTGCTTTGATTTTAGGGAAATATATAAACGGAAAACTGATCTATTCCGGACATACGGGAACAGGCTTTAATAATGAATTGTTGAAGTCTCTTTATGCGCGGTTGAAAAAATTAGTGGTAAAAACTTCCCCGTTTGACACGATTCCCAAAACCAATATGCCCGTGACATGGACAAAACCTGAATTGGTCTGTGAAATTAAATTTTCGGAAATCACCAAAGACGGAATGTTCCGCCATCCTGTTTTCGTGGCACTTCGTGAAGATAAGGAAGCGAAGGAAATCAGCAATTCAGTTAAAAAACCTGCTCAGAAAACTTCAAAATCCAAAACTATGACGACAAAGAAAGCATCCGAAAAGTCAGAAGATGAAAACGAAAAAGACAGTGAAATTACACTGAACCGACATAAAATAAAACTCACCAATCAGGATAAAATCTATTTTCCGAAAGATAAAATAAGCAAAGGAGATGTCGTGGATTATTACCAATCGGTAGCGGATTATATTTTACCGCATCTGAAGAACCGACCGCTTTCCCTCAACCGTTTTCCCAGCGGAATCGATCATTCCGGATTTTACCAGAAAGACGCGGGAGATTCTTTTCCGGACTGGATTAAAACGACCAAAGTTCACTCTGAATCCACCGATAAATACATTGATTACGCCATCTGCAATGACAAAGCAACGTTGGCTTATCTGAACAATTTGGGCTGCATCGATTTTAATCCGTGGAACTCATCACTTCCCGATCTGGATCATCCCGATTATCTGGTTTTAGATCTCGATCCGTCAAAGAAAAATACTTTTGACCATGTGATCGAAACAGCACAGCAAGTGAAGGAAATTTTAGATTTAATTAAAATAAAAGGCTACTGCAAAACTTCCGGAAGCACGGGAATTCACATCTATATTCCGATGGGCGGCGGTTACGATTACGATCAGGTGAAAGATTTTGCACTAATTCTGATGCAACAGGTTCATGAAAAACTTCCAAAAATTACAACGCTGGAACGCAGTCTGCAAAAAAGAGACAACAAAAAAATCTATCTCGACTACCTTCAAAACCGACAGGGACAAACTCTAGCCAGCGTCTACAGCCTAAGACCGAAAGAAGGCGCAGCTGTTTCAATGCCGATTGAGTGGGATGAACTGAAAAAAGGTTTGAAACCCACAGACTTTAATATTGAAAATGCTTTGGAAAGAATTAAGGCAAAAGGTGATTTGTTTAAACCCGTATTAGGGAAGGGAATTGATATGATGAAGGCGTTGGAGTTGTTGCAGGATGTTGAGTAA